One Miscanthus floridulus cultivar M001 chromosome 11, ASM1932011v1, whole genome shotgun sequence DNA window includes the following coding sequences:
- the LOC136490932 gene encoding endoribonuclease Dicer homolog 4-like isoform X2: MGEGEDEAESSSSGAAAGEPKDPRTIARKYQLDLCKRAVDENIVVYLGTGCGKTHIAVLLMYELGHLIRKPSREVCVFLAPTIPLVRQQAMVIADSTNFKVQRYYGSGKNSRDHQAWEKEMREYEVLVMTPQILLHNLRHCFIKMDLIALLIFDECHHAQAQKRHPYAQIMKEFYNNADKHPRVFGMTASPIIGKGGSNKLTYTKCINSLEELLNAKVCSVDNVELESVIASPKIEVYFYGPVGHSNLITTYINELDGYKSQLLMCFEQSEYMLRESACNFKESQKKLKSLWRLHENLIFCLQEVGLFGALQAARTFLSPSSGSLDGKGVDINDYVNKATSLLSRGILEDADSFDLETIEEPFFSKKFAVLIDVLSRYRLEENMKCIVFVKRIIVARVVAHILQNLKCLDFWKCEFLVGCHSGLRNMSRDKMGSIIEKFSSGEVNLLVATSVGEEGLDIQTCCLVVRFDLPETVNSFIQSRGRARMSKSKYVFLLERGNQSQEKLLDDYITGESIMDKEINLRTSNDMFDCLEENIYRVNDTGASISTACSVSLLHRYCDNLPRDMFFVPSPSFFFVDDIDGIVCRLILPPNAAFRQVNGQPCPSKDEAKRDACLKACIKLHELGALTDFLLPGQGSRKMKVSTTNISESNKDEDESFREELHEMLIPAVLRPSRCKLDCSLKLHFYYIEFIPKPADRRYQMFGLFVINRLPEESEKLDVELHLAHARIVKAGIKYLGKIEFNKEEMILAHNFQEMFLKVLLDRSEFTSSYILLGNDAALDMDSTFYLLLPIKQKFYGDNMIDWPTIKKCLSSPAFQDPMGLSLPDSCLPNESLKLLGGTYKKADVIGSLVYTPHTDVFFFVDSILDGTNAKSELNGATYAEHFKERLHIKLSHPEQPLLKAKQLFCLRNLLHNRQLESTESEGRELMEHFVELPPELCSLKITGFSKDMGSSLSLLPSLMCRLENLLVAIELKDVMSSYFPEASQISASGILEALTTERCLERISLERLEVLGDAFLKYVVGRHNFISYEGLDEGQLTRRRSDIVSNSNLYELSIRRNLQVYIRDQHFEPTQFFALGRPCKVVCNPDRETTLHPKNIHPDRRENFNLRCTKSHHWLHRKTIADVVESLLGAFIVECGFKAAFAFLHWIGIKVDFENSALYRVLDASSANLSLMNYMNIYELEELIGYTFKHKALLLQAFVHPSFNKHSGGCYQRMEFLGDAVLEYLMASYLYSAYPDLKPGQLTDLKSLAVNNNSFAYVAVKKSIHKYLIKDSKSLTAAVNKFENYVNLSSSEKDLLEEPTCPKVLGDIVESCVGAVLLDSGFNLNHVWKLMLMLLKPILSFCGMHIDPMRELREICQYNGFELRLPKPTEDNGEFHVKVEVNIDGKMISCTAANRNSKDARKVAAQEALSKLKNNGYKHKRKSLEEILRATTKKESELIGYDEEPINVEDDIQMKNLLINGEMEGNIFFQNKEVSLNGRSETSIQSTAGDNLVDKNDVNNGRNNKSNVVVQNGCLSRGATDQINQKEYHGDMVRKTARSFLYELCAANYWKPPEFELCKDEGPSHLRKFTCKVLIQITGTSATLLECYSDPKLQKKAAHEHAAEGALWYLKQLGYLTKDDNRV, encoded by the exons ATGGGCGAGGGCGAGGACGAGGCTGAGAGCTCCAGCTCCGGCGCGGCCGCTGGCGAACCCAAGGATCCGAGAACGATCGCTCGCAA ATATCAACTGGATCTTTGCAAGAGGGCAGTCGATGAGAACATCGTGGTGTACCTTGGAACAGGATGTGGGAAGACACACATTGCCGTGTTACTCATGTATGAGCTTGGACACCTCATCCGCAAACCCAGCCGCGAGGTCTGCGTCTTCCTCGCACCGACCATACCCCTTGTCCGTCAG CAAGCAATGGTGATTGCGGATTCCACTAATTTTAAAGTTCAACGTTACTATGGAAGTGGTAAAAACTCTAGAGATCACCAGGCATGGGAGAAAGAGATGCGAGAATACGAG GTCCTTGTAATGACTCCCCAAATATTATTGCACAATTTGCGTCATTGTTTCATCAAGATGGACTTAATTGCACTTTTGATATTTGATGAATGCCATCATGCACAAGCACAAAAAAGGCATCCATATGCACAAATTATGAAG GAATTCTACAACAACGCTGATAAACATCCTCGTGTTTTTGGCATGACTGCTTCACCGATTATTGGAAAAG GTGGTTCTAACAAGCTTACCTACACTAAATGTATCAACAGTCTCGAGGAATTACTTAATGCAAAG GTTTGTTCAGTTGATAATGTAGAACTTGAAAGTGTGATTGCTTCTCCTAAGATTGAAGTGTACTTTTATGGCCCAGTTGGTCACTCTAACTTGATTACGACTTACATCAATGAGCTTGATGGCTATAAGTCTcag CTTTTAATGTGCTTTGAACAGTCTGAATACATGTTAAGAGAGAGTGCATGCAATTTCAAGGAGTCACAGAAGAAACTGAAGTCGTTATGGAGGTTGCATGAAAATTTGATTTTCTGTTTGCAAGAAGTTGGTCTCTTTGGAGCTCTCCAA GCTGCAAGGACCTTTCTCTCTCCCAGTAGTGGTAGTCTAGATGGAAAGGGGGTTGACATTAATGACTATGTAAACAAAGCAACGTCTCTTCTAAGCCGCGGCATCTTAGAAG ATGCTGATTCGTTTGACCTAGAGACAATAGAAGAACCTTTCTTCTCAAAAAAATTTGCAGTTCTTATTGACGTTCTATCGAGATACAG GCTGGAGGAAAACATGAAATGCATTGTTTTTGTGAAAAGAATCATTGTCGCAAGAGTAGTAGCACATATTCTCCAAAATCTGAAGTGCCTTGATTTTTGGAAATGTGAGTTTCTTGTGGGATGCCACTCGGGATTAAGGAACATGTCAAGGGACAAGATGGGTTCTATCATTGAAAAGTTCTCTTCGGGTGAG GTGAACCTTTTGGTCGCTACTAGTGTAGGTGAGGAGGGACTTGACATTCAGACTTGCTGCCTTGTTGTGCGGTTTGATCTCCCTGAAACTGTTAATAGCTTTATCCAGTCAAGGGGACGTGCCCGGATGAGTAAATCTAAATATGTTTTTCTCCTGGAGAG GGGAAATCAGTCTCAGGAGAAGTTACTTGATGATTATATTACTGGTGAAAGCATTATGGATAAAGAGATTAACTTGAGAACATCAAATGATATGTTCGATTGCCTTGAGGAGAACATCTATCGAGTCAATGATACTGGTGCTTCCATTAGCACTGCTTGCAGTGTATCTCTATTACATCGCTACTGTGATAACCTTCCTAGAGATAT GTTTTTTGTTCCTTCCCCATCATTCTTCTTTGTCGATGACATTGATGGAATAGTTTGCAGACTAATTCTTCCACCAAATGCTGCTTTCCGTCAAGTGAATGGTCAACCCTGTCCATCGAAAGATGAAGCTAAGAGAGATGCATGCTTGAAAGCATGCATTAAACTTCATGAACTCGGTGCTTTGACAGATTTTCTTCTACCTGGCCAAGGCTCTAGAAAGATGAAGGTATCAACAACAAATATTTCAGAAAGCAACAAAGATGAGG ATGAAAGTTTTAGGGAAGAGCTTCATGAGATGTTAATCCCTGCAGTTCTGAGACCTTCAAGATGCAAACTAGATTGCTCATTGAAGTTGCATTTCTATTACATAGAATTTATTCCCAAACCAGCAGATAGACGATATCAGATGTTTGGTCTTTTTGTGATCAATCGCCTTCCAGAGGAATCTGAAAAGTTGGATGTTGAATTGCATCTTGCTCATGCGAGGATTGTGAAAGCAGGAATTAAATATTTGGGAAAGATTGAGTTTAACAAAGAAGAG ATGATACTCGCACACAATTTTCAAGAAATGTTTTTGAAAGTTCTCCTGGACAGATCCGAGTTCACTTCATCTTATATTTTGTTGGGGAATGATGCTGCATTGGACATGGATTCAACATTTTACCTTTTACTTCCCATCAAGCAGAAATTCTATGGTGATAATATGATTGATTGGCCAACAATAAAGAAGTGTTTATCGTCACCTGCATTTCAAGATCCAATGGGTTTGTCTCTGCCTGATTCATGTTTGCCAAATGAGTCTTTGAAGCTTCTTGGTGGAACGTACAAGAAAGCTGATGTCATTGGCAGTTTGGTATATACTCCCCACACCGACGTGTTTTTCTTCGTTGACTCCATTCTGGATGGAACAAATGCTAAAAGTGAGTTGAACGGTGCAACTTATGCAGAACATTTTAAGGAAAG GTTACATATCAAGCTTTCCCATCCTGAGCAGCCACTTTTGAAAGCTAAGCAGCTGTTCTGTCTGCGTAATCTGCTTCATAATCGACAACTTGAGAGCACAG AATCTGAGGGTCGTGAATTGATGGAGCACTTTGTGGAGTTACCTCCAGAGCTATGCTCTTTGAAGATAACTGGGTTCTCAAAAGATATGGGTAGTTCTTTGTCCTTGCTACCATCATTAATGTGTCGCTTGGAGAATTTGTTGGTGGCTATTGAGTTGAAGGATGTCATGTCATCCTATTTCCCAGAGGCTTCTCAAATTAGTGCCTCGGGT ATCCTTGAAGCACTGACTACTGAAAGGTGTTTAGAGAGGATCTCTTTGGAGCGATTAGAAGTCCTAGGTGATGCTTTCTTGAAGTACGTAGTTGGGCGCCATAACTTTATTTCATATGAAGGACTTGATGAAGGTCAGTTGACCAGGAGACGTTCTGATATAGTGAGTAATTCGAATTTATACGAGTTATCAATTAGAAGAAATTTGCAG GTATACATACGGGATCAACACTTTGAACCTACTCAGTTCTTTGCACTGGGAAGACCTTGTAAAGTTGTTTGCAATCCTGACAGAGAGACGACTTTACACCCGAAGAATATCCACCCAGATAGACGTGAAAACTTTAACTTGAGGTGTACAAAATCACATCATTGGTTGCATAGGAAGACAATTGCAGATGTTGTTGAGTCACTTCTTGGAGCTTTTATTGTCGAGTGTGGATTCAAAGCTGCATTTGCATTCCTACATTGGATTGGGATAAAAGTTGATTTCGAAAATTCAGCTCTCTATAGAGTATTAGATGCAAGCTCCGCCAATTTGTCTCTCATGAACTACATGAACATTTATGAGCTTGAAGAATTGATTGGCTACACCTTCAAGCACAAGGCTCTTCTTCTCCAAGCATTTGTACACCCTTCATTCAATAAGCATTCTGGAGGATGCTACCAG AGGATGGAGTTTCTTGGAGATGCTGTTTTGGAATATTTGATGGCCTCGTACCTCTACTCAGCTTACCCTGATCTCAAGCCTGGTCAACTAACAGATCTGAAATCATTAGCTGTGAATAATAATTCATTTGCTTATGTGGCCGTTAAGAAATCTATCCATAAATATCTCATAAAGGATTCTAAATCTCTTACGGCAGCGGTAAATAAATTTGAGAATTATGTTAATCTTTCAAGTTCAGAGAAAGACTTGTTAGAAGAACCAACATGTCCAAAG GTTCTTGGTGATATTGTTGAATCTTGTGTTGGTGCGGTGCTTTTAGATTCCGGCTTCAACCTGAACCATGTTTGGAAGCTAATGCTAATGCTTCTAAAGCCAATATTGAGCTTCTGTGGCATGCACATTGATCCTATGAGAGAACTCCGAGAAATTTGTCAATATAATGGTTTTGAGTTAAGACTTCCCAAACCTACGGAGGACAATGGAGAGTTCCATGTCAAAGTAGAAGTTAACATAGATGGcaagatgataagctgtactgcaGCAAACCGGAATTCGAAAGATGCTAGAAAGGTAGCTGCACAAGAAGCGCTTTCAAAACTGAAG AATAATGGATACAAGCATAAAAGAAAGTCACTGGAGGAAATTTTGCGTGCTACCACGAAAAAAGAATCAGAACTGATAGGCtatgatgaagaaccaatcaatgtTGAGGATGACATACAAATGAAGAATCTACTGATAAATGGAGAAATGGAAGGAAACATCTTTTTTCAAAATAAAGAAGTGTCGTTGAACGGGAGGTCTGAAACCTCCATTCAGAGTACAGCAGGAGATAACTTGGTTGACAAGAATGATGTTAATAATGGAAGGAACAATAAGTCCAATGTGGTTGTGCAGAATGGTTGCCTATCTAGAGGGGCAACTGATCAAATAAACCAAAAAGAGTATCATG GTGATATggtacgcaaaacagcaaggtcaTTCCTTTATGAACTATGTGCTGCAAACTATTGGAAACCTCCTGAATTTGAGTTATGCAAAGATGAAGGACCAAGCCACCTTCGAAA GTTCACTTGTAAGGTCCTTATTCAGATCACGGGAACTTCAGCGACCCTTTTGGAGTGCTATAGCGATCCTAAGCTACAAAAGAAAGCAGCGCATGAGCATGCGGCAGAGGGAGCTCTGTGGTATCTTAAGCAACTTGGATACCTAACAAAAGATGATAATCGTGTCTAG
- the LOC136490932 gene encoding endoribonuclease Dicer homolog 4-like isoform X4 has product MGEGEDEAESSSSGAAAGEPKDPRTIARKYQLDLCKRAVDENIVVYLGTGCGKTHIAVLLMYELGHLIRKPSREVCVFLAPTIPLVRQQAMVIADSTNFKVQRYYGSGKNSRDHQAWEKEMREYEVLVMTPQILLHNLRHCFIKMDLIALLIFDECHHAQAQKRHPYAQIMKEFYNNADKHPRVFGMTASPIIGKGGSNKLTYTKCINSLEELLNAKVCSVDNVELESVIASPKIEVYFYGPVGHSNLITTYINELDGYKSQLLMCFEQSEYMLRESACNFKESQKKLKSLWRLHENLIFCLQEVGLFGALQAARTFLSPSSGSLDGKGVDINDYVNKATSLLSRGILEGADADSFDLETIEEPFFSKKFAVLIDVLSRYRLEENMKCIVFVKRIIVARVVAHILQNLKCLDFWKCEFLVGCHSGLRNMSRDKMGSIIEKFSSGEVNLLVATSVGEEGLDIQTCCLVVRFDLPETVNSFIQSRGRARMSKSKYVFLLERGNQSQEKLLDDYITGESIMDKEINLRTSNDMFDCLEENIYRVNDTGASISTACSVSLLHRYCDNLPRDMFFVPSPSFFFVDDIDGIVCRLILPPNAAFRQVNGQPCPSKDEAKRDACLKACIKLHELGALTDFLLPGQGSRKMKVSTTNISESNKDEDESFREELHEMLIPAVLRPSRCKLDCSLKLHFYYIEFIPKPADRRYQMFGLFVINRLPEESEKLDVELHLAHARIVKAGIKYLGKIEFNKEEMILAHNFQEMFLKVLLDRSEFTSSYILLGNDAALDMDSTFYLLLPIKQKFYGDNMIDWPTIKKCLSSPAFQDPMGLSLPDSCLPNESLKLLGGTYKKADVIGSLVYTPHTDVFFFVDSILDGTNAKSELNGATYAEHFKERLHIKLSHPEQPLLKAKQLFCLRNLLHNRQLESTESEGRELMEHFVELPPELCSLKITGFSKDMGSSLSLLPSLMCRLENLLVAIELKDVMSSYFPEASQISASGILEALTTERCLERISLERLEVLGDAFLKYVVGRHNFISYEGLDEGQLTRRRSDIVSNSNLYELSIRRNLQVRIICCSRCYTKLKHLDAKYRETTLHPKNIHPDRRENFNLRCTKSHHWLHRKTIADVVESLLGAFIVECGFKAAFAFLHWIGIKVDFENSALYRVLDASSANLSLMNYMNIYELEELIGYTFKHKALLLQAFVHPSFNKHSGGCYQRMEFLGDAVLEYLMASYLYSAYPDLKPGQLTDLKSLAVNNNSFAYVAVKKSIHKYLIKDSKSLTAAVNKFENYVNLSSSEKDLLEEPTCPKVLGDIVESCVGAVLLDSGFNLNHVWKLMLMLLKPILSFCGMHIDPMRELREICQYNGFELRLPKPTEDNGEFHVKVEVNIDGKMISCTAANRNSKDARKVAAQEALSKLKNNGYKHKRKSLEEILRATTKKESELIGYDEEPINVEDDIQMKNLLINGEMEGNIFFQNKEVSLNGRSETSIQSTAGDNLVDKNDVNNGRNNKSNVVVQNGCLSRGATDQINQKEYHGDMVRKTARSFLYELCAANYWKPPEFELCKDEGPSHLRKFTCKVLIQITGTSATLLECYSDPKLQKKAAHEHAAEGALWYLKQLGYLTKDDNRV; this is encoded by the exons ATGGGCGAGGGCGAGGACGAGGCTGAGAGCTCCAGCTCCGGCGCGGCCGCTGGCGAACCCAAGGATCCGAGAACGATCGCTCGCAA ATATCAACTGGATCTTTGCAAGAGGGCAGTCGATGAGAACATCGTGGTGTACCTTGGAACAGGATGTGGGAAGACACACATTGCCGTGTTACTCATGTATGAGCTTGGACACCTCATCCGCAAACCCAGCCGCGAGGTCTGCGTCTTCCTCGCACCGACCATACCCCTTGTCCGTCAG CAAGCAATGGTGATTGCGGATTCCACTAATTTTAAAGTTCAACGTTACTATGGAAGTGGTAAAAACTCTAGAGATCACCAGGCATGGGAGAAAGAGATGCGAGAATACGAG GTCCTTGTAATGACTCCCCAAATATTATTGCACAATTTGCGTCATTGTTTCATCAAGATGGACTTAATTGCACTTTTGATATTTGATGAATGCCATCATGCACAAGCACAAAAAAGGCATCCATATGCACAAATTATGAAG GAATTCTACAACAACGCTGATAAACATCCTCGTGTTTTTGGCATGACTGCTTCACCGATTATTGGAAAAG GTGGTTCTAACAAGCTTACCTACACTAAATGTATCAACAGTCTCGAGGAATTACTTAATGCAAAG GTTTGTTCAGTTGATAATGTAGAACTTGAAAGTGTGATTGCTTCTCCTAAGATTGAAGTGTACTTTTATGGCCCAGTTGGTCACTCTAACTTGATTACGACTTACATCAATGAGCTTGATGGCTATAAGTCTcag CTTTTAATGTGCTTTGAACAGTCTGAATACATGTTAAGAGAGAGTGCATGCAATTTCAAGGAGTCACAGAAGAAACTGAAGTCGTTATGGAGGTTGCATGAAAATTTGATTTTCTGTTTGCAAGAAGTTGGTCTCTTTGGAGCTCTCCAA GCTGCAAGGACCTTTCTCTCTCCCAGTAGTGGTAGTCTAGATGGAAAGGGGGTTGACATTAATGACTATGTAAACAAAGCAACGTCTCTTCTAAGCCGCGGCATCTTAGAAG GTGCAGATGCTGATTCGTTTGACCTAGAGACAATAGAAGAACCTTTCTTCTCAAAAAAATTTGCAGTTCTTATTGACGTTCTATCGAGATACAG GCTGGAGGAAAACATGAAATGCATTGTTTTTGTGAAAAGAATCATTGTCGCAAGAGTAGTAGCACATATTCTCCAAAATCTGAAGTGCCTTGATTTTTGGAAATGTGAGTTTCTTGTGGGATGCCACTCGGGATTAAGGAACATGTCAAGGGACAAGATGGGTTCTATCATTGAAAAGTTCTCTTCGGGTGAG GTGAACCTTTTGGTCGCTACTAGTGTAGGTGAGGAGGGACTTGACATTCAGACTTGCTGCCTTGTTGTGCGGTTTGATCTCCCTGAAACTGTTAATAGCTTTATCCAGTCAAGGGGACGTGCCCGGATGAGTAAATCTAAATATGTTTTTCTCCTGGAGAG GGGAAATCAGTCTCAGGAGAAGTTACTTGATGATTATATTACTGGTGAAAGCATTATGGATAAAGAGATTAACTTGAGAACATCAAATGATATGTTCGATTGCCTTGAGGAGAACATCTATCGAGTCAATGATACTGGTGCTTCCATTAGCACTGCTTGCAGTGTATCTCTATTACATCGCTACTGTGATAACCTTCCTAGAGATAT GTTTTTTGTTCCTTCCCCATCATTCTTCTTTGTCGATGACATTGATGGAATAGTTTGCAGACTAATTCTTCCACCAAATGCTGCTTTCCGTCAAGTGAATGGTCAACCCTGTCCATCGAAAGATGAAGCTAAGAGAGATGCATGCTTGAAAGCATGCATTAAACTTCATGAACTCGGTGCTTTGACAGATTTTCTTCTACCTGGCCAAGGCTCTAGAAAGATGAAGGTATCAACAACAAATATTTCAGAAAGCAACAAAGATGAGG ATGAAAGTTTTAGGGAAGAGCTTCATGAGATGTTAATCCCTGCAGTTCTGAGACCTTCAAGATGCAAACTAGATTGCTCATTGAAGTTGCATTTCTATTACATAGAATTTATTCCCAAACCAGCAGATAGACGATATCAGATGTTTGGTCTTTTTGTGATCAATCGCCTTCCAGAGGAATCTGAAAAGTTGGATGTTGAATTGCATCTTGCTCATGCGAGGATTGTGAAAGCAGGAATTAAATATTTGGGAAAGATTGAGTTTAACAAAGAAGAG ATGATACTCGCACACAATTTTCAAGAAATGTTTTTGAAAGTTCTCCTGGACAGATCCGAGTTCACTTCATCTTATATTTTGTTGGGGAATGATGCTGCATTGGACATGGATTCAACATTTTACCTTTTACTTCCCATCAAGCAGAAATTCTATGGTGATAATATGATTGATTGGCCAACAATAAAGAAGTGTTTATCGTCACCTGCATTTCAAGATCCAATGGGTTTGTCTCTGCCTGATTCATGTTTGCCAAATGAGTCTTTGAAGCTTCTTGGTGGAACGTACAAGAAAGCTGATGTCATTGGCAGTTTGGTATATACTCCCCACACCGACGTGTTTTTCTTCGTTGACTCCATTCTGGATGGAACAAATGCTAAAAGTGAGTTGAACGGTGCAACTTATGCAGAACATTTTAAGGAAAG GTTACATATCAAGCTTTCCCATCCTGAGCAGCCACTTTTGAAAGCTAAGCAGCTGTTCTGTCTGCGTAATCTGCTTCATAATCGACAACTTGAGAGCACAG AATCTGAGGGTCGTGAATTGATGGAGCACTTTGTGGAGTTACCTCCAGAGCTATGCTCTTTGAAGATAACTGGGTTCTCAAAAGATATGGGTAGTTCTTTGTCCTTGCTACCATCATTAATGTGTCGCTTGGAGAATTTGTTGGTGGCTATTGAGTTGAAGGATGTCATGTCATCCTATTTCCCAGAGGCTTCTCAAATTAGTGCCTCGGGT ATCCTTGAAGCACTGACTACTGAAAGGTGTTTAGAGAGGATCTCTTTGGAGCGATTAGAAGTCCTAGGTGATGCTTTCTTGAAGTACGTAGTTGGGCGCCATAACTTTATTTCATATGAAGGACTTGATGAAGGTCAGTTGACCAGGAGACGTTCTGATATAGTGAGTAATTCGAATTTATACGAGTTATCAATTAGAAGAAATTTGCAG GTGAGAATAATTTGTTGCTCGCGGTGTTACACAAAATTAAAACATCTTGATGCAAAATATAG AGAGACGACTTTACACCCGAAGAATATCCACCCAGATAGACGTGAAAACTTTAACTTGAGGTGTACAAAATCACATCATTGGTTGCATAGGAAGACAATTGCAGATGTTGTTGAGTCACTTCTTGGAGCTTTTATTGTCGAGTGTGGATTCAAAGCTGCATTTGCATTCCTACATTGGATTGGGATAAAAGTTGATTTCGAAAATTCAGCTCTCTATAGAGTATTAGATGCAAGCTCCGCCAATTTGTCTCTCATGAACTACATGAACATTTATGAGCTTGAAGAATTGATTGGCTACACCTTCAAGCACAAGGCTCTTCTTCTCCAAGCATTTGTACACCCTTCATTCAATAAGCATTCTGGAGGATGCTACCAG AGGATGGAGTTTCTTGGAGATGCTGTTTTGGAATATTTGATGGCCTCGTACCTCTACTCAGCTTACCCTGATCTCAAGCCTGGTCAACTAACAGATCTGAAATCATTAGCTGTGAATAATAATTCATTTGCTTATGTGGCCGTTAAGAAATCTATCCATAAATATCTCATAAAGGATTCTAAATCTCTTACGGCAGCGGTAAATAAATTTGAGAATTATGTTAATCTTTCAAGTTCAGAGAAAGACTTGTTAGAAGAACCAACATGTCCAAAG GTTCTTGGTGATATTGTTGAATCTTGTGTTGGTGCGGTGCTTTTAGATTCCGGCTTCAACCTGAACCATGTTTGGAAGCTAATGCTAATGCTTCTAAAGCCAATATTGAGCTTCTGTGGCATGCACATTGATCCTATGAGAGAACTCCGAGAAATTTGTCAATATAATGGTTTTGAGTTAAGACTTCCCAAACCTACGGAGGACAATGGAGAGTTCCATGTCAAAGTAGAAGTTAACATAGATGGcaagatgataagctgtactgcaGCAAACCGGAATTCGAAAGATGCTAGAAAGGTAGCTGCACAAGAAGCGCTTTCAAAACTGAAG AATAATGGATACAAGCATAAAAGAAAGTCACTGGAGGAAATTTTGCGTGCTACCACGAAAAAAGAATCAGAACTGATAGGCtatgatgaagaaccaatcaatgtTGAGGATGACATACAAATGAAGAATCTACTGATAAATGGAGAAATGGAAGGAAACATCTTTTTTCAAAATAAAGAAGTGTCGTTGAACGGGAGGTCTGAAACCTCCATTCAGAGTACAGCAGGAGATAACTTGGTTGACAAGAATGATGTTAATAATGGAAGGAACAATAAGTCCAATGTGGTTGTGCAGAATGGTTGCCTATCTAGAGGGGCAACTGATCAAATAAACCAAAAAGAGTATCATG GTGATATggtacgcaaaacagcaaggtcaTTCCTTTATGAACTATGTGCTGCAAACTATTGGAAACCTCCTGAATTTGAGTTATGCAAAGATGAAGGACCAAGCCACCTTCGAAA GTTCACTTGTAAGGTCCTTATTCAGATCACGGGAACTTCAGCGACCCTTTTGGAGTGCTATAGCGATCCTAAGCTACAAAAGAAAGCAGCGCATGAGCATGCGGCAGAGGGAGCTCTGTGGTATCTTAAGCAACTTGGATACCTAACAAAAGATGATAATCGTGTCTAG